A window of Pseudomonas putida genomic DNA:
AACGCACTGAACCTCTATCAGTGGTTGGCGCAGCATCTGGACAAGCTCTATCTGCACATCGGCCAGCAACGCTTTGCGCTGCCGCCTTCGGTGACCTTCGTCGGTTTCGAGGTCGATGAAGCCCTGCTGCCAAGCGCAGGCGAGCAGATGGACGGCTACCGCATCCTGCACGAGTTCTTTTGCTTTCCCGAGCGCTTCCATGGCTTTCGCATCGAGGGGCTGGGGGCCTACTGGCCGGATGAAGCTGCCGAACAAATCCAGTTGGAGTTGCGCTTCAACGCCCCCTTTCCGACTGACATCCTGATTGATCCGACGACGGTCCTGCTCAACTGCATCCCCGCCATCAACCTGTTCACCTGCCCAGCCAAGCCTATCCCGCTGAATGCAGAGGCAATCCGTGACCGCATACGCGTGGGCCGCCAAGGCAGCGATAAGGATGAGATCTTCAGCGTCGATCGTGTCAGCAGCCAACGCCAGAGATCCAAGGACCACGTACAGGAGTTCACGCTTTTCGAATCACTGCACCGCAATTTCCCACTGGGTGAGCGAGTACCCACCCGCTACTACCAGCTGGATATCGAGCAGGAACCGGTCAACGACACGGTGCAACACAAGATCCGCCTGGTGCATCACAACCTTGAACCCTATCTGGGCGAACAGGAAGAACTGAGCATCGACCTGACCTGCAGCAACGGCGCTCTGGCGCAGCAGCTCAAGGTGGGCGAGATCGACCTGACGACCCAGGACACGCCGTCGTTCGTCACCTATCGCAACCTGGCCCCGCCCACTCGCAGCTATCCGCCGATGCTGCAAAGCGGCGGTCAGGGCGAGCGCCACTGGGCGCTGATTTCCAACCTGGCCCTGAACAACCTGTCGCTGACCTCCCCGGCCGCGCTCGCTTCAGTCCTGCGGGTGTATGACTTTGTCGGCGCCCACGACCTGCCACAG
This region includes:
- the tssF gene encoding type VI secretion system baseplate subunit TssF; this encodes MKFKDWFMQELQTLRELGDDFVEDEPRLAPFLGRTASDPQSEHVLEHFAFLTARLVMKLEDHLPELTHPLLQLLYPNVLRPLPSMTVMQFQPVDHALSETQVLAKGTPVFSRPVEGVSCEFRTCAELAIAPLEIRRITMQPSADAPVVRIDLGALSEQPLRRMKCDHLQFHLAGGDRNALNLYQWLAQHLDKLYLHIGQQRFALPPSVTFVGFEVDEALLPSAGEQMDGYRILHEFFCFPERFHGFRIEGLGAYWPDEAAEQIQLELRFNAPFPTDILIDPTTVLLNCIPAINLFTCPAKPIPLNAEAIRDRIRVGRQGSDKDEIFSVDRVSSQRQRSKDHVQEFTLFESLHRNFPLGERVPTRYYQLDIEQEPVNDTVQHKIRLVHHNLEPYLGEQEELSIDLTCSNGALAQQLKVGEIDLTTQDTPSFVTYRNLAPPTRSYPPMLQSGGQGERHWALISNLALNNLSLTSPAALASVLRVYDFVGAHDLPQARRTAQRLGAIKEVHSEPYDWLIKGLPVRGMRTTLHIDPDGFECWGEVQLFGNVLSHFMASYASSNSFHQLQIVNTANSTRQLWPARTGRQPVM